Proteins encoded together in one Columba livia isolate bColLiv1 breed racing homer chromosome 3, bColLiv1.pat.W.v2, whole genome shotgun sequence window:
- the AKAP12 gene encoding A-kinase anchor protein 12 isoform X2, protein MLPRNKVLDASLPVPDAKEDSLEHDAPPQEPQQPGAATAPQELDGQQSEVASPLPEPPGEQAEAAGTNVGQTEHSSVTLKEEAETMETSPSAASTKDGVDAEKDDDEDANTVKQLPSLEEDAENLDQASEPQSYDLGFKKVFKFVGFRFTVKKEKTGKSEPVQLLTVKKETQVLEGAGDEKEVSSEETAMPKDAHCAEDNTEDTLKNEQTEHESPKTPETNEICSESAALATDTASPLRRFFTQGWSAFRKKKSFRKPKEDELQSPTQEEEQEKEGSTLTAETSEKEEKSEFEKQDEEKNMTAVTTEVHETEQTDGEKQESEKTVAVIGAEACEKEEFIRHNETGQKDDVAAAVAKESAMEKKAEEGGQEGNLVEVSEDLGQKEEKTEEGGKESEVTEKPLKTKSVVPVITDSVNGELKTFSEVLPVGEKPESTGVKCETEDRNEIASEEKLEAGSLAIEISSEQLKKSEEGEGNKPSPLGKETCDEKAEEAELKISPTSEDITGKLDTQGEAQDRTTEKKASKEHETKLTLDAPALKSFSTSECSVDAEDDQRTIKPIDEGLQGKTGIVLTDTVKPDEITTEITPEEAAGKRPPEGIINEAELLSSQEKTRPQGSPLKKLFTGTGLKKLSGKKQKGKREESKLGEQGEPIQHLSDSPDSPEEQKGESSASSPDEMNEIPSLEKSADGMQVTENEEASTSDVERKRESVTAWASFKKMVTPKKRVRRPSESDKEEEIDKTKDAAVSATENAVDEKQGEFKENGMDQKPEKATEEPKRKVDTSVSWEAFICVGSSKKRARRKSSSSDEETEHKLAQESQKVEEPGQTKETVTDAILTSSQESDQGQGNSSPEQAGSPSEGEGISTWESFKRLVTPRRKSKTRMEERTEDSVVGSSLEHSTSDGEPGKDESWVPFRKLMPRRRKKKSDGKPEPNNLKQTREDMAETAEEDSDIPAVVPLSEYEAAEQEKMEAQQTKDAEVMRERTSEEERAEKLEESLRIEQGHEGLVHVVTVTVVEGERAVSSIEERSPSWISAALTECIEQAKEEEEKETEITFESDVLVEEAVVAAKTEPEMRKDQSDDTTASELELTSEAVTALEETAEASCAEGTMEVSFAEETTEMVSAVSQLLETPDTTEEVTPVQEVEATEQNLKELDKQTQKVLQEVAERVKSADAAQLVSERTMTKTVITTVEGIESEVKDDAKDGQVVGQATVLLDQSLKTEEHKDDLQALGSAGSIQDQTGLEGSVLPEASERIELSASTKESTEGCENVDVSRDESQCQTCEEPVVDDHEEISEAQRTVEEPSSEDRDPQIVKAVTPEEEPFPKQEASEQEKLPITDFAVDETRDECIPDVHTAVQDKMEDETSTLGLPPEEPVQLEGQDKTLMMGPECTEAAVTVVPMKPERQDEIPDLDSQEQTCTKGAPGKAPAQIEEKEDDTVLLGEESTKVAVTEVPLQNEVKTFALPSETTGSEAAADAEQNVRDGDGRQIKAKDPVPFVEPQCREKTTEIPSQSDETEGGKMEDAVPKPETHLERGTPVTEAPLQIEADSVSNVSARPDLPENGSTILTDTIPKKCETLSSLAEEETVEKEEKLLETSTCQDFQKEDNKNEHLMERAKEVFESGKGEAVRGAECSSAVQQEVLTVQEEGSDSTFPQAKSLEALTVPVPAAAAADEEHIMAESVTPADTTSETVQPLATTAEQMASEGVPVAAVDFSGCGTAELGSAGTPEPQVSPTSMNGLLEEQERPQSTEQPKQNGIPLIHSLSLTHTEFEKDIVQSASIESQSTKIVSNAIETAVQKLAETEKPAAFEPQQCIKSTGKSPSDTPELLESTQVDHQLPEGKEEIWNNGQELQQSQIVKTATVTESAEIHAPVEKTKDMLLTSEVLEDGPNQNSLTIMTSPEDISTESEGLQKSTLELSTSENLTKDPIDIHPPKLREKEVGWIMEITDKHTGQQMCRESEEEQHPLPVEDGKKQKWEDDNCQEATSCDSPQSQNSVAPEALNMC, encoded by the exons ATGTTACCCAGAAATAAG GTTTTAGATGCCAGTTTACCAGTACCTGATGCTAAAGAAGACAGTTTGGAGCACGATGCCCCACCACAGGAGCCacagcagccaggagctgctACAGCACCTCAGGAGCTGGATGGGCAGCAGTCAGAGGTGGCTTCACCGCTCCCAGAACCACCTGGAGAGCAAGCAGAGGCTGCTGGAACAAATG ttggACAGACAGAACATTCCAGTGTAACTCTGAAGGAAGAAGCTGAAACTATGGAGACAAGTCCATCTGCTGCAAGCACCAAGGATGGTGTAGATGCTGAGAAAGACGATGACGAGGATGCTAATACAGTTAAACAGTTGCCATCTTTGGAAGAAGATGCAGAAAACCTTGACCAAGCGTCTGAGCCACAGTCTTATGATCTGGgttttaaaaaggtttttaaatTTGTTGGATTCAGATTCAcagtgaagaaggaaaagacaggGAAATCGGAACCAGTTCAGCTGCTTACcgtaaaaaaagaaacacaagtcCTTGAAGGAGCTGGTGATGAAAAAGAAGTCAGCTCAGAAGAAACAGCAATGCCCAAGGATGCACACTGTGCAGAAGACAACACCGAAGACACattgaaaaatgaacaaacagaaCATGAGTCTCCTAAAACACCAGAAACAAATGAGATTTGTTCTGAGTCAGCTGCCTTAGCCACTGATACTGCATCACCATTGAGAAGATTTTTTACTCAGGGATGGAGtgcatttagaaaaaagaagagttttaGGAAGCCTAAAGAAGATGAACTACAGTCCCCTACACAAGAAGAGGAGCAAGAAAAAGAGGGGTCAACATTAACAGCTGAAACCAgtgaaaaggaggagaaatctGAGTTCGAGAAGCAAGATGAAGAAAAGAACATGACAGCAGTAACTACTGAAGTGCATGAGACGGAGCAAACTGATGGTGAAAAACAGGAATCAGAAAAGACTGTGGCAGTCATAGGAGCTGAAGCATGTGAGAAGGAAGAGTTTATCAGGCATAATGAGACGGGACAAAAAGATGATGTAGCAGCAGCAGTTGCTAAAGAAAGCGCGATGgagaaaaaagctgaagaaggTGGTCAAGAAGGGAACCTGGTGGAAGTCTCAGAAGATCTTggtcaaaaggaagaaaaaactgaagaaggagggaaagaaagtgagGTGACAGAGAAACCACTAAAAACAAAGTCAGTGGTACCTGTTATCACTGATAGTGTGAATGGAGAATTGAAAACGTTCTCTGAAGTACTACCTGTGGGAGAAAAACCGGAGTCAACTGGAGTCAAGTGTGAAACAGAGGACAGAAATGAAATAGCCTCTGAAGAGAAACTTGAAGCAGGATCTTTGGCTATTGAAATTTCTAGTGAACAGCTCAAAAAAtctgaagaaggagaaggaaataaaccTTCTCCACTGGGGAAAGAAACTTGTGatgaaaaagcagaggaagcagAATTGAAAATTTCACCCACATCAGAAGACATAACTGGAAAGTTAGACACACAAGGAGAAGCTCAAGATAGAaccacagagaagaaagcaagcaaagagCATGAGACAAAACTGACTCTGGATGCTCCTGCGTTGAAGTCCTTTTCTACTTCTGAATGTTCTGTTGACGCGGAGGATGATCAACGGACAATTAAACCCATTGATGAAGGTCTGCAGGGAAAAACTGGCATAGTTCTGACTGATACTGTCAAACCAGATGAAATAACCACAGAAATAACTCCTGAAGAGGCAGCTGGAAAGAGGCCTCCAGAAGGTATCATAAATGAAGCTGAACTGTTGTCTTCTCAAGAAAAAACTAGACCACAAGGCAGCCCTTTAAAGAAACTCTTTACAGGGACTGGATTAAAAAAACTGTctgggaagaaacaaaaaggcaaaagagaagaaTCTAAGTTAGGGGAACAGGGTGAACCAATTCAACACTTATCAGATTCCCCGGATAGCCCAGAGGAACAGAAGGGGGAGAGTTCTGCTTCTTCTCCTGATGAGATGAATGAAATTCCTTCTTTGGAAAAATCTGCAGATGGAATGCAAGTCACTGAAAATGAAGAAGCTTCAACCTCGGATGTGGAGCGGAAAAGAGAAAGTGTTACAGCCTGGGCATCATTTAAAAAGATGGTGACTCCCAAGAAACGTGTCAGAAGACCTTCTGAAAGtgataaagaagaagaaattgatAAGACAAAGGATGCTGCAGTGTCTGCAACTGAAAATGCTGTTGATGAAAAGCAGGGAGAATTCAAAGAAAATGGGATGGACCAGAAACCAGAGAAAGCCACGGAAGAGCCCAAAAGAAAGGTTGACACCTCTGTGTCCTGGGAAGCTTTTATATGTGTAGGTTCTTCAAAGAAAAGAGCCAGGAGAAAATCATCATCATCTGATGAAGAAACTGAACATAAACTTGCTCAAGAAAGCCAAAAAGTGGAAGAGCCTGGACAGACCAAAGAAACGGTAACAGATGCAATTCTTACTAGCTCTCAGGAGAGTGATCAAGGACAAGGGAATTCTTCCCCAGAACAAGCCGGAAGCCCATCTGAAGGTGAAGGTATTTCAACATGGGAATCCTTTAAAAGGTTAGTCACTCCAAGAAGGAAATCCAAAACCAGAATGGAAGAGAGGACTGAAGACTCTGTGGTGGGATCCAGCCTGGAGCATTCAACATCAGATGGTGAGCCTGGAAAAGATGAATCGTGGGTTCCATTTAGAAAACTGATGCCTAGGCGTAGGAAGAAAAAGTCAGATGGGAAGCCAGAACCAAATAATCTTAAACAAACAAGAGAAGACATGGCAGAAACAGCTGAAGAAGATTCAGATATTCCAGCTGTTGTTCCTTTATCTGAATatgaagcagcagagcaggaaaaaatggaAGCCCAACAAACAAAAGATGCTGAAGTGATGAGAGAACGAACCTCAGAGGAAGAGAGAGCCGAAAAATTAGAGGAGAGCCTGAGAATTGAACAAGGACATGAAGGACTGGTGCACGTGGTTACTGTTACCGTTGTGGAAGGGGAAAGGGCAGTCAGCAGTATTGAAGAAAGGTCACCATCCTGGATATCTGCTGCTCTGACAGAGTGCATTGAGCAggcaaaagaagaggaagagaaggaaactgAGATAACATTTGAATCAGATGTTCTTGTGGAAGAAGCAGTGGTAGCTGCTAAGACAGAGCCAGAGATGAGAAAGGATCAAAGTGACGACACCACAGCAAGTGAGCTAGAGCTAACCTCCGAAGCAGTGACAGCTCTGGAAGAGACAGCAGAAGCTTCCTGTGCTGAAGGAACAATGGAAGTATCCTTTGCTGAGGAGACAACTGAGATGGTTTCTGCTGTTTCACAGTTGTTAGAAACCCCAGATACTACAGAGGAGGTTACACCTGTACAAGAAGTAGAGGCCACTGAACAAAATCTAAAAGAGTTagacaaacaaacacagaaagttCTTCAGGAAGTTGCTGAAAGAGTAAAGTCAGCAGATGCAGCCCAGCTGGTTAGTGAAAGAACCATGACAAAAACTGTAATTACAACAGTGGAAGGAATTGAGTCAGAAGTGAAAGATGATGCTAAAGATGGGCAAGTTGTAGGCCAGGCAACTGTTTTGCTTGACCAGtccttaaaaacagaagaacatAAAGATGACCTCCAGGCACTGGGAAGTGCAGGGAGCATTCAGGATCAAACTGGACTTGAAGGGAGTGTCCTACCAGAAGCTTCTGAGAGAATTGAACTATCTGCTTcaacaaaagaaagcacagaaggaTGTGAAAATGTAGATGTATCAAGAGATGAAAGCCAGTGTCAGACATGTGAGGAACCAGTTGTAGACGACCATGAAGAAATATCAGAAGCTCAGAGAACAGTAGAGGAACCTTCATCAGAAGACAGAGACCCTCAGATTGTCAAAGCAGTCACTCCTGAAGAAGAGCCATTTCCAAAACAGGAGGCTTCAGAACAAGAAAAACTACCCATAACGGATTTTGCAGTAGATGAGACAAGAGATGAATGTATTCCAGACGTGCACACTGCA GTGCAGGACAAGATGGAGGATGAAACCTCTACCTTGGGGCTTCCACCTGAAGAGCCTGTGCAGCTTGAAGGACAGGACAAAACCCTCATGATGGGACCAGAATGCACAGAAGCAGCTGTCACTGTGGTCCCCATGAAACCTGAAAGACAAGATGAAATTCCTGACTTAGACTCCCAAGAGCAAACTTGTACCAAAGGAGCTCCTGGCAAGGCACCTGCCCAgatagaggaaaaagaagatgaTACTGTGCTCCTTGgagaagaaagcacaaaagTTGCTGTTACTGAGGTTCCTCTGCAGAACGAAGTAAAAACCTTTGCCCTTCCTTCAGAAACAACTGGCTCAGAGGCAGCTGCAGATGCTGAGCAGAATGTGAGGGATGGGGATGGCAGGCAGATTAAAGCAAAAGATCCTGTGCCCTTCGTTGAGCCCCagtgcagagaaaaaacaactgaaatccCCTCCCAGAGTGATGAAACTGAGGGTGGGAAAATGGAAGATGCTGTGCCCAAACCTGAAACACACTTAGAGAGGGGTACCCCTGTCACTGAGGCTCCCCTGCAGATCGAAGCAGACAGTGTATCTAATGTATCAGCACGCCCAGATCTCCCTGAAAATGGAAGCACCATCCTCACTGACACAATTCCTAAGAAATGTGAAACACTAAGCAGCTTAGCTGAAGAAGAGACtgtagaaaaagaagaaaaacttctaGAAACCTCCACCTGTCAAGACTTTCAGAAAGAAGATAACAAAAATGAGCACTTGATGGAAAGAGCCAAAGAAGTATTTGAATCCGGAAAAGGGGAGGCTGTGAGAGGTGCTGAATGTTCAAGTGCTGTCCAGCAAGAGGTTTTAACTGTGCAAGAGGAAGGCTCTGACTCAACCTTCCCACAAGCTAAAAGCTTGGAGGCTCTCACTGTGCctgtgcctgcagcagctgcagcagatgaAGAGCACATCATGGCAGAATCTGTGACACCCGCAGACACAACATCTGAAACTGTACAGCCCTTGGCAACCACAGCAGAACAGATGGCTTCAGAAGGGGTCCCAGTTGCTGCTGTTGACTTTTCAGGCTGTGGGACTGCAGAGCTTGGTAGTGCAGGAACACCTGAGCCTCAAGTATCTCCCACTTCTATGAATGGATTGTTAGAGGAGCAAGAGAGGCCCCAGAGTACAGAGCAACCCAAACAAAATGGTATTCCTTTAATTCACAGTCTGTCTCTCACCCACACGGAATTTGAGAAGGACATTGTTCAGTCTGCGAGTATAGAGTCCCAGAGCACTAAAATTGTATCAAACGCCATTGAGACAGCTGTTCAGAAActtgcagaaacagaaaagccagCTGCCTTTGAGCCACAGCAGTGCATTAAGTCCACAGGGAAAAGCCCATCAGATACACCTGAGCTGCTGGAAAGTACGCAGGTGGATCATCAGCTTCCAGAAGGCAAGGAAGAGATATGGAATAATGGACAAGAGCTCCAGCAATCACAAATAGTGAAAACTGCTACAGTAACAGAGTCTGCAGAAATTCATGCACCTgtagaaaagacaaaagacaTGCTGTTAACTTCGGAGGTGCTGGAAGATGGACCAAATCAGAATTCTTTAACAATTATGACTAGCCCTGAAGACATTTCGACGGAAAGTGAGGGACTTCAGAAATCAACACTAGAACTAAGTACTTCAGAAAATTTGACCAAAGACCCCATAGACATACACCCACCTAAATTAAGGGAAAAAGAAGTTGGATGGATTATGGAAATTACAGACAAACATACAGGTCAGCAAATGTGCAGAGAAAGCGAGGAAGAACAACATCCTCTCCCAGtggaagatggaaaaaaacagaaatgggaGGATGATAATTGCCAAGAAGCAACATCTTGTGATAGTCCACAAAGTCAGAACTCAGTGGCTCCTGAGGCCTTGAAT ATGTGCTAA